A genomic window from Aurantimicrobium photophilum includes:
- the scpB gene encoding SMC-Scp complex subunit ScpB, translating to MTANEQTDVEVTVEDVVEATVAEHVPVVDVERAIEAILMIADEPQSMVSIATAMSVPVKAVKQAIENLVNDYNGANGGVERGFELREVGGGWRLYVRESYDHVVADFVLTQNPTKLSQAALETLAVIAYKQPISRGQIAQIRAVNVDSVVRTLLSRGLITEVSSDAETGAILYGTSDLLLQQLGINSLDELPLISPLLPDGQEGFDVDAS from the coding sequence ATGACCGCTAACGAACAGACAGATGTTGAAGTGACTGTGGAAGACGTCGTGGAAGCCACCGTCGCAGAGCACGTGCCTGTGGTCGATGTTGAGCGCGCTATTGAGGCCATCCTCATGATTGCGGATGAGCCACAGTCCATGGTCTCCATTGCTACGGCCATGAGCGTTCCGGTCAAAGCAGTGAAGCAGGCTATTGAGAACTTGGTGAACGACTACAACGGAGCCAACGGGGGAGTAGAGCGCGGTTTTGAACTGCGTGAAGTCGGCGGCGGCTGGCGTTTGTATGTCCGTGAAAGCTACGACCACGTTGTTGCTGACTTTGTTCTGACCCAGAACCCCACCAAGCTGTCACAAGCTGCGTTGGAAACCCTGGCGGTTATTGCGTACAAGCAGCCCATTAGCCGTGGTCAGATTGCCCAGATCCGTGCCGTGAACGTGGATTCGGTAGTGCGCACACTGCTCAGCCGTGGATTGATCACCGAAGTATCCAGTGATGCTGAGACCGGTGCCATTCTTTACGGCACCAGTGACCTACTGCTCCAGCAACTTGGAATCAACTCTTTAGATGAGCTTCCCCTCATCTCGCCACTGTTGCCAGATGGCCAGGAAGGCTTCGATGTCGACGCTTCGTAG
- the cmk gene encoding (d)CMP kinase: protein MSTPIVVAIDGPAGSGKSSVSKAAARKLGFAYLDTGAAYRAVAWHVLNTATDPADEQAVIDSLEDFGYVISTNPDEYFVRVNEEDITEAIREPRITDVVSKVAKIPVVRQYLSDLFRHIMATTDKPGIIAEGRDITTVVAPDAPARILLTASEEARMARRSAELPQQSQDQTASALRARDAADSRVSDFMTAADGVVTVDSTDFSYEQTIDAVVEVIRSRTS, encoded by the coding sequence ATGAGCACCCCCATAGTTGTTGCTATTGATGGTCCCGCAGGAAGCGGAAAGTCTTCTGTTTCCAAGGCAGCAGCTCGCAAGCTGGGCTTTGCCTACCTCGACACCGGTGCTGCCTACCGCGCAGTGGCGTGGCACGTGCTCAACACTGCCACTGACCCAGCAGATGAGCAGGCTGTTATCGACAGCTTGGAAGACTTTGGCTATGTCATCAGTACCAACCCGGATGAGTACTTCGTTCGTGTGAATGAAGAAGACATCACCGAAGCTATTCGTGAACCTCGCATCACGGATGTGGTGAGTAAAGTTGCCAAGATTCCAGTGGTGCGCCAATACCTCAGTGATCTCTTCCGCCACATCATGGCCACCACTGATAAGCCCGGCATCATTGCCGAAGGACGTGACATCACCACCGTGGTTGCCCCTGATGCTCCTGCTCGAATCCTGCTCACTGCCAGTGAAGAAGCTAGAATGGCAAGGCGGTCTGCGGAACTTCCACAGCAATCGCAAGATCAAACTGCGTCTGCACTGCGTGCCAGGGATGCAGCCGACTCGCGTGTATCTGACTTCATGACCGCCGCCGATGGCGTTGTGACCGTCGATTCGACTGACTTCTCATATGAGCAGACGATTGATGCGGTCGTAGAGGTTATTCGTTCACGCACGTCGTAA
- a CDS encoding TMEM175 family protein, which translates to MATSRGFDRVVNFSDAVVAIAITILVLPLVDEASSIGHGDVNHFLAGIGAQVYVFVLSFAVIAYYWFLHHTFFEQLQQVDRRIMLLNTLWLFGIVFIPFPTALIVDSNGPAGWATTIYMGTMLFLAIIQFAMKVYIQKHKDLLTPGTSYIRGYIGSQIIVVLLVIAIVIATVFPNIGLWALMLLWTTPVFVKPVKKFQRSA; encoded by the coding sequence ATGGCAACTTCCCGCGGATTTGATCGAGTCGTCAACTTCTCTGACGCTGTCGTGGCAATTGCCATCACCATTCTGGTTCTGCCCCTTGTTGACGAAGCCAGCAGTATTGGCCACGGCGATGTGAATCACTTCCTAGCGGGTATTGGTGCACAGGTTTACGTTTTTGTGTTGAGCTTTGCGGTCATTGCTTACTACTGGTTCCTGCACCACACCTTCTTTGAACAGCTTCAGCAGGTAGACAGGCGCATCATGCTCCTGAATACCCTGTGGTTATTTGGCATCGTCTTCATTCCGTTTCCCACCGCATTGATCGTGGACTCGAATGGCCCAGCAGGCTGGGCAACGACCATCTATATGGGAACCATGTTGTTTTTGGCCATTATTCAGTTCGCAATGAAGGTTTACATTCAGAAGCACAAAGATCTGTTGACCCCGGGCACGTCATATATTCGCGGCTACATCGGTTCTCAGATCATCGTTGTTCTGTTGGTGATCGCAATTGTTATTGCCACGGTGTTCCCAAATATCGGTCTATGGGCACTGATGTTGCTCTGGACGACTCCTGTGTTTGTGAAGCCGGTAAAGAAGTTCCAACGTTCTGCATAG
- a CDS encoding segregation and condensation protein A, which translates to MSSLSEATTDAVGTPEEVVDGGFRVAVGEFEGPFDLLLNLISKHELDITEISLSVVTDEFIQYLKTLDLEKELDAATEFLVIAATLLDLKVAGLLPQGEVVDAEDAALFEARDLLFARLLQYRAFKDVAKWFSENMDAESTRHVRTVRLEDRFRKQVPELIWNTSVDDFAALAMLAMAPREIPVVGLDHLHAPLVSIREQAATVVTKLRQGKPMTFRELVADAAIAGVIVARFLAVLELYRHAAISFAQDEPLGDLTIEWTATNWSDENLANLGADYDR; encoded by the coding sequence GTGTCGTCGCTTAGCGAAGCCACCACTGACGCTGTCGGCACTCCTGAAGAGGTTGTCGACGGCGGTTTTCGTGTTGCAGTGGGGGAGTTTGAAGGCCCTTTTGACCTTCTTCTGAATCTCATTTCTAAGCATGAACTCGACATAACCGAGATTTCGCTCAGCGTTGTCACCGACGAGTTCATTCAATACCTCAAGACTCTCGATCTTGAGAAAGAACTCGACGCTGCCACCGAGTTCCTGGTCATTGCAGCAACCTTGCTCGATCTCAAGGTTGCGGGGCTACTTCCTCAGGGTGAAGTTGTAGACGCTGAAGATGCAGCACTCTTTGAAGCTCGTGACCTGCTCTTTGCACGACTGTTGCAATACCGTGCCTTCAAGGACGTGGCGAAGTGGTTCAGCGAGAACATGGATGCCGAGTCCACGCGTCACGTGCGCACTGTGCGTCTAGAAGACCGCTTCCGCAAGCAGGTGCCAGAACTGATCTGGAATACCAGCGTTGATGACTTCGCGGCGTTGGCCATGCTGGCCATGGCGCCGCGTGAGATTCCCGTGGTGGGACTTGATCACCTGCATGCGCCCTTGGTGAGTATCCGTGAGCAGGCTGCCACCGTCGTGACCAAGCTTCGTCAGGGCAAGCCCATGACATTCCGAGAACTCGTCGCAGATGCGGCAATTGCCGGTGTCATCGTGGCGCGATTCCTCGCGGTGCTGGAACTCTACCGCCACGCAGCTATTTCTTTTGCCCAGGATGAACCCCTGGGAGATCTGACAATCGAATGGACCGCCACCAACTGGTCCGATGAGAACCTCGCCAACTTGGGGGCTGACTATGACCGCTAA
- a CDS encoding prephenate dehydrogenase, whose protein sequence is MSDTNAVRLDAQVRIVGTGLLGASIGLALRSQGIDVALADSSPSSVHLASDLGAGRPAHSDDSPKIIVVCVPPDVTADVIEAELKAFPDAVVTDVASVKLFPLHQLQARGVDITHYVGGHPLAGRERGGAISARGDLFLGRPWVVCRDEETPAWALALVEDLVLDLGAVPIEMTPEAHDEAVGLVSHVPQIVSSLMAKQLEGASDEAVRLAGQGVRDVTRIAASSPGLWIQILGANKDSIVGVLENLQKDLQNVTDALRDISAPGARKVIAEEMSAGNAGVARLPGKHGQNKRYAQIVVLIDDRPGQLAQLLTELGELNINLEDLRLEHAEGAQMGMVEFSVVPEVRETLVSELEKRNWRVA, encoded by the coding sequence ATGTCAGATACCAACGCCGTGCGCCTCGACGCACAAGTCCGTATCGTCGGAACGGGATTACTCGGTGCCAGTATCGGTCTTGCACTGCGCTCGCAGGGGATTGATGTTGCGCTCGCCGACTCGTCACCTAGCTCAGTCCATCTCGCATCTGACTTGGGCGCTGGACGCCCCGCACACTCTGATGACAGCCCCAAAATCATTGTGGTGTGCGTGCCACCAGATGTCACCGCAGATGTCATAGAGGCAGAGCTCAAAGCTTTCCCTGACGCCGTTGTTACTGATGTGGCCAGTGTGAAACTTTTTCCCTTGCACCAGCTGCAAGCTCGTGGCGTTGACATCACCCACTACGTGGGTGGCCACCCGCTAGCTGGCCGCGAACGTGGCGGAGCTATTTCTGCCCGTGGTGATTTGTTCTTGGGTCGTCCTTGGGTGGTCTGCCGCGATGAAGAGACTCCTGCGTGGGCTTTAGCGCTGGTTGAAGACCTCGTCCTGGACTTGGGTGCAGTTCCCATCGAGATGACCCCAGAAGCCCACGATGAGGCAGTGGGCTTGGTTTCTCACGTTCCCCAGATAGTTTCGAGTCTGATGGCAAAGCAACTTGAAGGTGCTTCGGATGAAGCAGTGCGTTTGGCAGGTCAGGGTGTGCGCGATGTGACCCGTATTGCAGCGAGCTCACCAGGGCTGTGGATTCAGATCCTGGGTGCCAACAAGGATTCCATCGTGGGAGTGCTGGAGAACCTCCAAAAAGACCTTCAGAACGTCACAGACGCCCTGAGAGACATATCCGCACCCGGTGCCCGCAAGGTTATTGCCGAAGAAATGTCGGCTGGTAATGCTGGTGTTGCGCGCCTCCCCGGCAAGCACGGTCAAAACAAGCGTTACGCACAGATTGTGGTGCTCATTGATGACCGCCCCGGTCAGCTGGCTCAGTTGCTGACGGAACTCGGCGAACTCAACATCAACTTGGAAGATCTTCGCCTTGAGCATGCTGAAGGTGCACAGATGGGTATGGTCGAGTTCTCGGTCGTGCCCGAGGTTCGCGAGACCCTCGTGAGTGAACTTGAAAAACGAAACTGGAGAGTGGCCTAA
- a CDS encoding pseudouridine synthase has protein sequence MSTLRSGDPLPEGVKNADRPPIEDWDVAAAPEGIRIQKVMAAAGVASRRVAENMIAQGRVAVNGQLVTEPGLRVDPEVDEVTVDGIPVQVDTSKRYLILNKPVGVVSSMADDRGRPDLSDFTRDYEERLFYVGRLDQDTSGLLILTNDGDLAHVLAHPSFGVQKTYIAKVRGKVTPQTLSKLTKGFDLSDGFIQADKARLLSSSNNGDSSIVEITLHSGRNRIVRRMLKEVGHPVLELVRRAFGPLNLGTLPAGHMRDLTKVELGAVLALSRSNTEELPEYTEIDNDDMSEGDDN, from the coding sequence ATGTCGACGCTTCGTAGTGGTGATCCATTACCCGAAGGTGTGAAGAACGCTGACCGCCCACCTATTGAGGACTGGGACGTAGCAGCAGCGCCTGAAGGTATTCGTATCCAGAAGGTGATGGCTGCAGCAGGTGTTGCTTCACGCCGGGTAGCAGAGAACATGATTGCTCAAGGCCGTGTTGCGGTTAACGGGCAGTTAGTAACCGAACCTGGGCTTCGCGTGGACCCTGAAGTAGACGAAGTCACTGTAGACGGAATCCCCGTGCAGGTAGACACCTCGAAGCGTTATTTGATTCTGAATAAGCCTGTTGGTGTGGTCAGCTCTATGGCTGATGACCGTGGGCGCCCAGATCTCTCTGATTTCACCCGAGACTACGAAGAGCGCCTGTTCTATGTGGGGCGTCTCGACCAAGACACCAGTGGTTTGCTCATTCTCACAAATGACGGAGACCTTGCACATGTGCTGGCTCACCCGTCCTTTGGTGTGCAGAAGACATATATTGCCAAGGTGCGAGGCAAGGTCACGCCACAGACCCTTTCTAAGCTTACGAAGGGCTTTGACTTGAGCGACGGCTTTATCCAGGCAGATAAAGCTCGCCTGTTGTCTTCCTCTAACAATGGAGACTCCTCCATCGTGGAGATCACCCTGCACTCGGGGCGTAACCGCATTGTGCGCCGCATGCTCAAAGAGGTCGGTCACCCCGTCCTTGAGCTCGTCCGCCGTGCATTTGGTCCCCTGAACTTGGGCACCCTTCCCGCAGGTCACATGAGAGACCTCACTAAAGTTGAACTCGGGGCAGTGCTCGCGCTTTCCCGCTCCAACACCGAAGAACTGCCCGAATACACCGAGATCGACAACGACGATATGAGCGAAGGAGATGACAACTAA
- the der gene encoding ribosome biogenesis GTPase Der, protein MADNKPTDEEFFDDELDQDGLSERLDDLDEELAIARAASLRAGLDDYDLDEEDFELLDTVTEDPDKITYLPALPVLAVVGRPNVGKSALVNRIIGRREAVVEDTPGVTRDRVNYKAEWMERQFTLVDTGGWEPDAKGINASVAAQAEVAIDLADAVLFVVDGNVGATATDEHVVKLLRKTKKPVYLLANKVDDARQEPNIATLWSLGLGEPYPVSALHGRGVADLLDLVIPKLPEVSAVAKQEVGGPRRVAILGRPNVGKSSLLNKAAGEERVVVNDLAGTTRDPVDEQVEIAGKVWRFVDTAGIRRRVHLQQGADFYATLRTSAALEKAEVAVVMIDVTEPISEQDVRIIDLVLESGRALVLAFNKWDMLDDDRRRYLEREIEQDLAHVAWAPRVNISARTGRHMEKLVPALERALESWDTRIPTGKFNAFLAELTAAHPHPLRGGKQPRILFGTQSSTRPPTFVLFTTGFLDPGYRRYIQRRLREIYGFEGSPINVNMRVREKRKR, encoded by the coding sequence ATGGCTGATAACAAGCCCACCGACGAAGAATTCTTCGACGACGAATTAGACCAAGATGGACTTTCCGAGCGTCTGGATGACCTCGATGAAGAACTAGCAATTGCCCGCGCTGCTTCGCTGCGCGCAGGCCTGGACGACTATGACCTCGACGAGGAAGACTTCGAGCTCCTCGACACCGTCACCGAAGACCCCGACAAGATCACCTACCTGCCTGCACTTCCCGTGCTGGCCGTGGTGGGACGCCCTAACGTGGGTAAGTCTGCACTGGTCAACCGTATTATCGGTCGCCGTGAAGCCGTCGTGGAAGACACCCCAGGTGTGACCCGCGACCGCGTCAACTACAAGGCAGAGTGGATGGAACGTCAGTTCACCCTCGTCGACACCGGTGGCTGGGAACCAGATGCCAAGGGCATCAACGCATCCGTTGCCGCCCAGGCCGAGGTCGCAATCGACCTCGCTGATGCTGTTCTTTTCGTCGTCGACGGCAACGTCGGTGCTACCGCAACAGACGAGCACGTTGTCAAACTTCTGCGCAAGACCAAGAAGCCTGTCTACCTGCTGGCAAATAAGGTTGATGACGCACGCCAAGAGCCCAACATCGCCACCTTGTGGTCTCTGGGCCTGGGTGAGCCCTACCCCGTCTCTGCACTCCACGGCCGAGGTGTTGCCGATCTTCTTGACCTCGTTATTCCGAAGCTTCCAGAAGTTTCTGCCGTAGCAAAGCAGGAAGTTGGCGGTCCTCGCCGCGTTGCAATCCTCGGACGCCCCAACGTAGGTAAGTCTTCGCTGCTCAACAAGGCTGCTGGTGAAGAGCGCGTGGTCGTCAATGACCTCGCTGGAACCACTCGTGACCCCGTTGATGAGCAGGTAGAGATTGCTGGCAAGGTGTGGCGCTTCGTCGACACCGCCGGTATTCGTCGCCGCGTTCACCTTCAGCAGGGCGCTGACTTCTATGCAACCCTGCGCACCAGCGCTGCTTTGGAAAAGGCAGAAGTTGCAGTCGTCATGATTGACGTCACCGAGCCCATCTCGGAGCAGGACGTGCGCATCATTGACTTGGTCCTCGAGTCTGGTCGTGCACTGGTCCTTGCTTTCAATAAGTGGGACATGCTCGACGATGACCGTCGTCGTTACCTCGAGCGTGAAATCGAACAGGACCTGGCACATGTTGCCTGGGCTCCTCGTGTGAACATCTCTGCTCGTACCGGTCGCCACATGGAGAAGCTGGTACCAGCCCTCGAGCGTGCGCTTGAGTCATGGGATACCCGTATTCCTACCGGTAAGTTCAACGCCTTCTTGGCTGAGCTCACCGCGGCACATCCCCACCCTCTTCGTGGTGGAAAGCAGCCTCGTATTCTCTTCGGAACGCAGTCCTCGACTCGTCCACCTACTTTCGTGCTCTTCACCACAGGCTTCCTGGATCCCGGCTACCGCCGTTACATCCAGCGTCGTCTGCGTGAGATCTACGGCTTCGAAGGTTCACCCATCAACGTCAACATGCGCGTGCGCGAAAAGCGTAAGCGATAA
- a CDS encoding MFS transporter gives MTETKRRFVDLTPLKVSPAFARLWIGAGLSGIGAQMTIMAVGLQIFDITHNTFMVGLVGGIALIPMLFAGPWGGMLADSQDRRTVILGAITVSFISTLGLVALSITDAGLEANGSSVAVWPFYVFTTISAMAYIISGAARMAVYPRILKLEDVPKANALSGISMGIQYTVGPALAGVLVATSGFTVTFVVDMVLMLAGFFGVFTLPKIPPLHDAVAKGWDGIKQGLAFLRTAPNIRTSFLFDIIAMGLGRPYAVLPAVAATVIGGGPTTVGILTAAAAVGTFSTSVLSGPVARINRFGLAIGRAITVYGAFIALFGVVVLAGMLGAFGKVGNTWSEVSVLGLSLAAFCFVGMGASDEVSAIFRSTILMTAAPDEMRGRLQGVFYSVVAGGPRLGDLFTGLMAVSIALWAPALIGGLGIMVMITVLLRTNKRFRNYDNRTPEL, from the coding sequence GTGACTGAAACCAAGCGCCGCTTCGTCGACCTGACGCCGCTCAAGGTTTCACCCGCTTTCGCCAGGCTCTGGATTGGTGCTGGTCTTTCTGGCATTGGTGCCCAAATGACCATCATGGCTGTGGGGCTTCAGATTTTCGACATCACTCACAACACCTTCATGGTGGGACTAGTTGGCGGAATTGCACTTATTCCCATGCTCTTTGCCGGGCCATGGGGTGGCATGCTTGCTGACAGTCAAGATCGTCGAACTGTCATTCTTGGTGCGATCACCGTCTCATTCATCTCAACTTTGGGTCTTGTTGCTCTCTCAATAACAGACGCCGGTCTTGAGGCTAATGGCTCCAGCGTTGCCGTGTGGCCGTTCTATGTCTTCACCACGATTAGCGCCATGGCCTACATCATCTCTGGTGCTGCACGCATGGCTGTCTATCCGCGCATTCTCAAGTTGGAAGATGTCCCCAAAGCCAATGCGCTCAGTGGAATTTCAATGGGTATTCAATACACCGTTGGTCCCGCGCTGGCTGGAGTCCTAGTGGCAACTTCCGGCTTCACGGTGACATTTGTTGTGGACATGGTGCTCATGCTTGCCGGCTTCTTTGGTGTCTTTACCCTGCCCAAGATCCCACCTCTTCACGACGCCGTTGCCAAAGGCTGGGATGGCATCAAGCAGGGCTTGGCGTTCCTTCGCACTGCTCCCAACATTCGCACCAGCTTCCTCTTTGACATCATTGCCATGGGCTTAGGTCGTCCCTATGCCGTGCTTCCTGCTGTGGCGGCCACCGTCATCGGCGGCGGCCCCACCACAGTGGGCATCTTGACCGCAGCTGCTGCGGTGGGAACTTTCTCCACCAGTGTGCTCAGTGGTCCCGTGGCGCGGATCAACCGTTTCGGTCTCGCTATTGGCCGCGCCATCACTGTCTATGGTGCCTTCATTGCACTTTTCGGTGTGGTGGTACTCGCTGGAATGCTGGGCGCCTTTGGCAAGGTGGGGAACACCTGGTCTGAAGTCAGTGTTCTTGGTTTGAGCTTGGCTGCGTTCTGTTTCGTGGGCATGGGTGCTTCTGACGAGGTTTCTGCCATCTTCCGCTCCACCATCTTGATGACGGCAGCTCCTGATGAGATGCGTGGACGTTTGCAAGGTGTGTTCTACTCGGTCGTTGCCGGCGGACCACGTCTGGGCGATCTCTTTACGGGGCTCATGGCTGTATCTATTGCTTTGTGGGCACCAGCTCTCATCGGTGGACTGGGCATCATGGTAATGATTACTGTTCTACTCAGGACCAACAAGAGATTTAGAAACTATGACAACCGGACCCCTGAGCTCTAG
- a CDS encoding NUDIX domain-containing protein: MGNVPPHLPPPHLRDPGDAWAVGPDGQKFWGAFGAAGLLVWHREAGILLQHRAEWSHHGGTWGIPGGAIRQGEDAISGALREANEEAGVPAESVTVLFTEVLDLDFWSYTTVVVESSDVFEPVMGDSESEALAWIALDLVESFDLHPGFGKSWPALKLKLEDLAN; the protein is encoded by the coding sequence ATGGGTAACGTCCCGCCACACCTGCCACCGCCACACTTACGTGACCCCGGTGACGCGTGGGCGGTGGGACCGGACGGTCAGAAGTTCTGGGGTGCTTTTGGTGCTGCTGGGCTTCTTGTCTGGCACAGAGAAGCAGGTATCTTGCTGCAACACCGTGCCGAGTGGTCACACCACGGCGGAACGTGGGGGATACCTGGCGGAGCCATCCGCCAGGGTGAAGATGCCATTTCAGGTGCCTTACGTGAAGCCAATGAAGAAGCAGGTGTTCCTGCAGAATCGGTGACAGTTCTCTTCACGGAAGTTCTGGATCTCGACTTCTGGAGTTACACCACCGTCGTGGTTGAATCCTCTGATGTGTTTGAACCCGTCATGGGAGATAGCGAGAGCGAAGCTCTCGCGTGGATTGCACTTGATCTGGTGGAATCCTTTGATCTCCACCCCGGCTTTGGTAAGTCGTGGCCAGCGCTCAAGCTCAAGCTTGAAGATTTAGCGAACTAG